In Massilia violaceinigra, one DNA window encodes the following:
- the nuoG gene encoding NADH-quinone oxidoreductase subunit NuoG — translation MVEIEIDGKKVEVPPGSMVMDAANKLGTYIPHFCYHKKLSIAANCRMCLVEVEKAPKPLPACATPVSAGMIVRSNSEKAVQAQKSVMEFLLINHPLDCPICDQGGECQLQDLAVGYGKSNSRYEEEKRVVPPKDAGPLISMQEMTRCIHCTRCVRFGQEVAGVMELGMLGRGEHAEITSFVGKTVDSEVSGNMIDLCPVGALTSKPFRYSARTWELSRRKSVSPHDSLGTNLIVQVKGGKVMRVLPLENDSINECWISDKDRFSYEALDNQSRLTKPMIKQGGQWAETDWQTALEYVAHGLRNIKHEHGADSIAAVATAHSTVEELHLLQKAIRGIGSENIDFRLRQSDFALDGQVTPWLGMPIAELSTVKRALVIGSFVRKDHPLVATRLRAAVKSGAKLSLVHASDDELLIPTANKIIAAPSDWLAALSGIVAAVAAAKGVAAPAGFESIEATDAAKAIAASLNTGDENLPGVVLLGNAAAHHPQASALHAAAQWIAEQTGAKFGYLTEAANTVGGYLVGAFAKNAVPVFSAPKKAYVLLNAEPELDCANPQQARAALDSAEMVVVMSAFQHGFEYADVLLPISPFSETSGTFVNCEGRAQSFNGTVKPLGDTRPAWKVLRVLGNLLGLSGFEYDTSEAIRDELFGKGVTDLSAKLNNTGKAALKSATFGTSGALERVTDVPIYFADAIARRSEPLLRTADANAPLVTLPSALAEKLGVQAGARVLVSQGSGSAILVAGIDARLPANTVRVASAHPLTATLGAMFGAITVEKAGEGV, via the coding sequence ATGGTTGAAATTGAAATTGACGGTAAGAAGGTAGAAGTCCCACCGGGTAGCATGGTGATGGACGCAGCCAACAAGCTGGGCACCTACATTCCGCACTTCTGCTATCACAAGAAATTGTCGATCGCAGCGAACTGCCGCATGTGCCTGGTTGAAGTCGAGAAGGCACCGAAGCCTTTGCCGGCTTGCGCCACGCCGGTGTCGGCGGGCATGATCGTGCGCTCGAACAGCGAGAAGGCGGTACAGGCACAGAAATCCGTGATGGAATTCCTGCTGATTAACCACCCGCTCGACTGCCCGATCTGCGACCAGGGCGGCGAATGCCAGTTGCAAGACCTGGCGGTTGGCTACGGCAAATCGAACTCGCGCTACGAAGAAGAAAAACGCGTGGTTCCGCCGAAAGATGCCGGCCCGCTGATCTCGATGCAGGAAATGACCCGTTGCATCCACTGCACCCGCTGCGTGCGTTTCGGCCAGGAAGTGGCCGGCGTCATGGAACTGGGCATGCTGGGCCGCGGCGAACACGCCGAAATCACTTCCTTCGTCGGCAAGACCGTCGACTCTGAAGTGTCGGGCAATATGATCGACCTGTGCCCGGTCGGCGCACTGACCTCGAAGCCGTTCCGCTATAGCGCCCGTACCTGGGAACTGTCGCGCCGCAAATCGGTCAGCCCGCACGATTCGCTTGGCACCAACCTGATCGTCCAGGTCAAGGGCGGCAAAGTCATGCGCGTCTTGCCGCTGGAAAACGATAGCATCAACGAATGCTGGATTTCGGACAAAGACCGTTTCTCGTACGAAGCGCTGGATAACCAGTCGCGTCTGACCAAGCCGATGATCAAGCAGGGCGGCCAGTGGGCCGAGACCGACTGGCAGACCGCGCTCGAATACGTGGCGCACGGCTTGCGCAATATCAAGCATGAGCATGGCGCCGACAGCATCGCCGCCGTCGCCACCGCGCATTCGACCGTCGAAGAGCTGCATTTGCTGCAAAAGGCGATCCGCGGCATCGGTTCCGAGAACATCGACTTCCGCCTGCGCCAGAGCGACTTCGCGCTGGACGGCCAGGTCACGCCATGGCTGGGCATGCCGATCGCCGAACTCTCGACGGTCAAGCGCGCCCTCGTCATTGGTTCGTTCGTGCGCAAGGATCACCCGCTGGTCGCCACGCGCCTGCGCGCCGCGGTCAAGAGCGGCGCCAAGCTGTCGCTGGTGCACGCGTCGGATGACGAACTCTTGATCCCGACCGCCAACAAGATCATCGCCGCGCCGTCCGACTGGCTGGCCGCCTTGTCAGGCATCGTTGCCGCTGTCGCCGCCGCCAAGGGCGTGGCCGCCCCAGCCGGTTTCGAATCGATTGAAGCCACCGACGCCGCCAAGGCCATCGCCGCCAGCCTGAACACCGGCGACGAGAACCTGCCGGGCGTGGTCTTGCTGGGCAACGCCGCCGCGCACCACCCGCAAGCGTCCGCGCTGCATGCGGCTGCGCAGTGGATCGCCGAACAGACCGGCGCCAAGTTCGGCTACCTGACGGAAGCTGCCAACACGGTTGGCGGTTACCTGGTCGGTGCATTTGCCAAGAACGCGGTTCCGGTTTTCTCGGCACCGAAAAAAGCTTACGTGCTGCTCAACGCCGAGCCCGAGCTCGATTGCGCCAACCCGCAGCAAGCCCGCGCCGCGCTCGATAGTGCCGAAATGGTCGTCGTCATGTCGGCCTTCCAGCATGGTTTCGAGTACGCCGACGTGCTGCTGCCGATTTCGCCATTCAGCGAAACCTCGGGCACCTTCGTGAACTGCGAAGGCCGCGCGCAAAGTTTCAACGGCACCGTCAAGCCGCTCGGCGACACCCGTCCGGCATGGAAAGTGCTGCGCGTGCTGGGCAACCTGCTGGGCCTGTCCGGTTTTGAATACGACACCTCCGAAGCGATCCGCGACGAGCTGTTCGGCAAAGGCGTGACCGACCTCTCGGCCAAGCTGAACAACACCGGCAAGGCCGCCCTGAAGTCCGCGACCTTCGGCACCAGTGGTGCCCTCGAGCGCGTGACCGACGTGCCGATCTATTTTGCCGACGCCATCGCGCGCCGTTCCGAGCCGCTGCTGCGCACCGCCGACGCCAACGCGCCGCTGGTCACCCTGCCGTCCGCCCTGGCCGAGAAGCTTGGCGTGCAGGCTGGTGCCAGAGTCTTGGTGTCGCAGGGTTCCGGCTCCGCGATCCTGGTGGCCGGCATCGATGCGCGCCTGCCGGCGAACACCGTGCGTGTCGCCTCGGCCCACCCGCTGACCGCCACGCTGGGCGCGATGTTCGGTGCTATCACAGTTGAAAAAGCAGGGGAGGGGGTCTGA
- the nuoF gene encoding NADH-quinone oxidoreductase subunit NuoF has translation MTSLHSRHIDPVILAGLDGQNWHLQDYVNRGGYSALRRILEEKITPETIIAELKAGSLRGRGGAGFPTGLKWSFMPRQFPGQKYLVCNTDEGEPGTFKDRDIIRYNPHALIEGMAIGAYAMGITVGYNYIHGEIWAEYARFEDALDEARAAGFLGDKIMGSEFNFQLHAAHGYGAYICGEETALLESLEGKKGQPRFKPPFPASFGLYGKPTTINNTETFAAVPFLLNMGGEKYAAIGKPNNGGSKIFSISGDVNLPGNYEVPLGTPFAKLLELAGGMRGDKKIKAVIPGGSSAPVIRGDVMMNTDLDYDSIAKAGSMLGSGAVIVMDETRCMVKSLLRLSYFYYEESCGQCTPCREGTGWMYRMVHRIEHGQGRPDDLDMLNSIADNIQGRTICALGDAAAMPVRAFVKNFREEFEYHIEHKHCLVPAYI, from the coding sequence ATGACATCCCTCCACTCACGTCACATCGACCCGGTCATCCTGGCCGGCCTCGACGGCCAGAACTGGCACCTGCAGGATTACGTGAACCGCGGCGGCTATTCCGCGCTGCGCCGCATCCTGGAAGAGAAAATCACGCCGGAAACGATCATCGCCGAACTGAAAGCCGGTTCCCTGCGCGGCCGCGGCGGCGCCGGTTTCCCGACGGGCCTGAAGTGGAGCTTCATGCCACGCCAGTTCCCGGGCCAGAAATACCTCGTCTGCAACACCGACGAAGGCGAGCCGGGCACGTTCAAGGACCGCGACATCATTCGCTACAATCCGCACGCGCTGATCGAAGGCATGGCCATCGGCGCCTACGCGATGGGCATCACGGTCGGCTACAACTACATCCACGGCGAAATCTGGGCCGAATACGCGCGCTTTGAAGACGCACTGGACGAGGCGCGTGCCGCCGGCTTCCTGGGCGACAAGATCATGGGCAGCGAATTCAACTTCCAGCTGCACGCCGCGCACGGCTACGGCGCCTACATCTGCGGCGAAGAAACCGCGCTGCTCGAATCGCTCGAAGGCAAGAAGGGACAGCCGCGCTTCAAGCCGCCGTTCCCGGCTTCGTTCGGCCTGTACGGCAAGCCGACCACGATCAACAACACCGAAACGTTTGCCGCCGTGCCGTTCCTGCTGAACATGGGTGGCGAGAAATACGCCGCCATCGGCAAGCCGAACAATGGCGGCAGCAAGATTTTCTCGATCTCGGGCGACGTCAACCTGCCGGGCAACTACGAAGTGCCGCTCGGTACGCCGTTCGCCAAGCTGCTGGAACTGGCTGGCGGCATGCGCGGCGATAAAAAGATCAAGGCGGTCATTCCCGGCGGTTCGTCCGCCCCGGTGATCCGCGGCGACGTCATGATGAACACCGATCTCGACTACGATTCGATCGCCAAGGCCGGCTCGATGCTCGGTTCGGGCGCCGTGATCGTCATGGACGAGACGCGCTGCATGGTCAAGTCGCTGCTGCGCCTGTCGTATTTCTATTATGAAGAGTCTTGCGGCCAGTGCACGCCGTGCCGCGAAGGCACGGGCTGGATGTACCGCATGGTCCACCGCATCGAGCACGGCCAGGGCCGTCCCGACGACCTGGACATGCTCAACTCGATCGCCGACAACATCCAGGGCCGCACCATTTGCGCCCTCGGTGATGCGGCGGCGATGCCGGTACGCGCTTTCGTGAAGAACTTCCGCGAAGAATTTGAATATCACATCGAGCACAAGCACTGTCTGGTGCCCGCTTATATCTAA